The Anolis carolinensis isolate JA03-04 chromosome 2, rAnoCar3.1.pri, whole genome shotgun sequence genome has a window encoding:
- the prph gene encoding peripherin: protein MSHLRASTSYRRTFGPPAGSYSSSSRVAASSSSSRFLSGSSSSPGASLRSYRPGTGGLFLRSSTPLSSASPQRYYASSSSAAAAEKLDFSVAEAVNQEFLATRSNEKQELQELNDRFASFIEKVRFLETQNAALAAELGQSRAQEAPARAHRLLHEQLRQLRAQVEALGQDRDRLQVERDNLAEDLAALKQRLDEELHKREDAENNLVLFRKDVDDATLSRLELERKIESLMDEIEFLKKVHEEEMNDMQVSIHSQQQVQVEVEQAKPDLTAALRDIRTQYESIAVKNLQEAEEWYKSKFADLSDAANRNHEALRQAKHEMNESRRQIQSLTCEVDGLKGTNEALLRQMRDMEDQYGAEVASYQDNVARLEQEIHHMKEEMARHLREYQDLLNVKMALDIEIATYRKLLEGEESRISLPVQSMASLSIKTTVSEPEPTVETHTRKTVLIKTIETRDGEVVTESRKEKRAEIEK, encoded by the exons ATGAGCCACCTGCGCGCCTCCACCTCCTACCGCCGCACCTTCGGCCCTCCGGCGGGGTCCTACTCCTCCTCATCCCGCGTGGCcgcgtcctcctcttcctcccgctTCCTCAGCGGCTCCTCTTCCTCCCCGGGGGCCTCTCTGCGCTCCTACCGCCCCGGCACGGGCGGCCTCTTCCTCCGCTCCAGCACCCCGCTCTCCTCGGCCTCCCCGCAGCGCTACTACGCCTCTTCTTCTTCCGCGGCGGCGGCGGAGAAGCTGGACTTCTCGGTGGCCGAGGCGGTGAACCAGGAGTTCCTGGCCACGCGGAGCAACGAGAAGCAGGAGCTGCAGGAGCTCAACGACCGCTTCGCCAGCTTCATCGAGAAGGTGCGCTTCCTGGAGACGCAGAACGCGGCGCTGGCGGCAGAGCTGGGCCAGAGCCGCGCCCAGGAGGCCCCCGCCCGCGCCCACCGCCTCCTCCACGAGCAGCTCCGACAGCTCCGCGCCCAGGTCGAGGCCCTCGGGCAGGACCGCGACCGCCTCCAGGTCGAGAGGGACAACCTGGCCGAGGACCTGGCCGCCCTCAAGCAGAG ACTGGATGAGGAATTGCACAAGCGTGAAGATGCTGAGAATAATCTGGTTCTATTCCGCAAA GATGTGGATGATGCCACCCTTTCTCGCCTGGAACTGGAACGCAAAATTGAATCCCTTATGGATGAAATTGAATTCCTCAAGAAAGTGCACGAGGAG GAGATGAATGACATGCAGGTGAGCATCCATAGCCAGCAGCAGGTGCAAGTGGAGGTGGAGCAGGCCAAGCCGGACCTGACAGCTGCCCTGCGAGACATCCGCACCCAATACGAGAGCATCGCTGTCAAGAATCTTCAGGAGGCTGAAGAATGGTACAAATCCAAG TTTGCAGACCTTTCGGATGCAGCCAACCGGAACCATGAGGCACTTCGCCAGGCTAAACATGAGATGAATGAATCTCGGCGCCAGATCCAGAGTCTCACTTGTGAGGTGGATGGGCTCAAAGGAACA AATGAAGCCTTGCTGAGGCAGATGAGGGATATGGAGGACCAATACGGGGCTGAAGTGGCTTCGTACCAAGATAATGTGGCAAGGTTGGAGCAGGAGATTCACCACATGAAGGAAGAGATGGCCCGTCACCTGAGGGAATACCAGGACTTGCTGAATGTCAAGATGGCTTTGGATATTGAGATAGCCACCTACCGGAAGCTGCTAGAAGGGGAGGAGAGCAG GATTTCACTGCCTGTTCAATCCATGGCATCTCTCAGCATCAAAACAACGG TTTCAGAGCCAGAGCCAACTGTAGAGACCCATACTAGGAAGACTGTGCTGATCAAAACCATTGAGACTCGTGATGGAGAG GTGGTGACTGAATCCAGGAAAGAGAAGCGGGCTGAGATAGAGAAGTGA